In Lewinella sp. 4G2, the DNA window CGGGGGCACGACCAAACCAGTCTCCACGCTTGAGGGCACACCGCTTTTACACGCACACACATGTTAAACCAAGTCACTTACTTCGAGCGTCTGCTCGCTTTGCACCCCAGCAAATTTGAAATGGCTAAACGCCTGACGAGCATTCTATCCATCAGTAGCGATGCTGTTTACCGGCGCATCCGCGGTGATACCGCGCTGACGACCGACGAGCTTTTTGAGCTGCAGCGGCACTTCCACGTGAATCTAACCGACTCCGCGAGCGCGGGTATGTTCGAGTTCAATTTCGCCGAGCGGGAAATCAAGAGCCCGGGTGATTACGTCGACCAATTGGAGGCGCGGATGGCCATGGTCAAAGAACTAACTGGCTTGCGGCTACTGATCGCCAACCCGGGGCTACCCTTCTTTCACGAAATGATCTGGCCCCGGCTATTTGCCTTCAAACTATACATCTACGGCAGCACGGTGTGGAACTTTAGTGGGTGGCAGGACCTGAAATTCAAGCCGGAAGTCATCGATCAAAAGGTGCTGGACCGCGCCTTCGCCATCGGTGAATACTCCTACACCGTACCGGGCATCGAGTTGTGGACGCTCGGTATCCTCCACGCTACGCTGGACCAGATCGAGTTCATGCACCTGGCCGGCAAGTTTGCCGACGATGAGCAGGCCGACCTCTTACTGAGAGAACTGAGTAGTTTGGTTGATCACCTCGCGGAAATGTCCAGTACGGGCCGCAAATTCGTACCGGGAGCGGACCCAGAGCAGGGCGCCCTATTTTCCCCAGCCCACAACGAATTGGCCAACAACGATAACGTGGTGGTCATTGAATCCGACCAGGCCACCACGCTCTTCGCCACCTTCATTACGCCCAACTTCCTGCAAACGGTAAACCCTACTGTAGTGGGCCTGACGCAAAAATGGTTCCACGGTATTGATGCCCTTTCTACCCCACTCGGGGCTACCGCCGGGCGGCAGCGGGGTTGGTATTTCAAGCGGCTACGGAAGCAGTTAAAGGATGTTCGAAACCGGATTGAAAACGAGTAGAATTAAAAATTAATTCTGAGTCGCCACGCGTTATGCGAATTTTGCAACTCACGTAAGGGCCCTAAATATATCTTCGCACCAGAATTGACGGACTCCGGAAAGTGACACTGTTCAAACTCTATTTTTATTGTAATCTCAGTTTTAGAACCGATCACCACATTAGTGGTCATCGGTTTTGCTGATTCTAGGGGTCTGCTCTTCCGGGTCACTTTCCCCGAACGGTAAACTAGAATCACCTGACCTCGACCGCGGTACTGTCCAGTTCTACGGTGGGAATCTCGTAGCTGACGTTAAAATCGTCAATCACCGCATCCAGGATCTTATCCTCTCCGACGGTGTACTGCTGCTTTAATTTGTGGCCGTAGAGCCCGCCGAGGGTAGCCCAGTAGCGCGCCGTCATCCCGCCCCTGAGTTCCTTGATGAGGTCGTAGATCGGCGTATCGATCTCGTTTTCGATCATCGCGATCAGGATCTTGCCCTGGGTTTTGGACATCTTTTTCAGCGGCTCCTCAAACTTCTCCTGCAGCTCTTTTTGCAGGTTTTTGTTGTAGCGTTTGCGCTCCTTTTTGCTCATGTTCTGCGTCATGTATTCCGTCTCCCGGAAGATCCGGATGGCGTCCACGGCGAAGGGATAGGCACGTTGCGCGTAGATCCGGTAGCGGCGGTAAAGCTTAAAATCCTCCTCCGAATCGAAGGCCTCGGGCGAAGTCACCGACATATCGTCCAGCTGTGCGACGATCAGCGTATCCCCACAATCGTCCACGACGTAGGGGTAATATTTCCCGTCCACCTTAGTGTACCCACTATTCTGGGCGCTGACGCAGGTACCGAGCAAGGACAAGCAAAGAAGGGTGAATAGAATGCGCATGGGGTATTCGTTAGGCTACTACTATAAATGTTTTTCCGAGGGGGAAAGGTGTACAGGGTTTTGTTAAAAGATTTGGGTTGAGTAACCGAAATAGAGTGGTAACCAATTGGTTGAGCACTTAAAAAGGACTCCTATTTATTTCTCGTCAGCCCAAAAATAACGAAGGCGGCACCATTACTAGTACCGCCTCCGCTGGATGAATCGAAATCTGTTCTCGGCTACTGTGGATTGGGCCGGCCAATCACAATGGTCAGGTTTTTACCCCGGAAATCGGTCACCTCCGGGTAAGTACCTCCCGGGCTGATGAACATCTTACCCGGTGCGGTGGACGCCGTGATGGCATCGTTGATGGTTGCGTACCAAAGTTGCGTTTCTTCCAGGAAGACCCTTCCGTTCAAAGCTTCGCCGATGACCACGATCTGGGTGGAAGCAGCCGAACTGCTCGTCACGTCGATGGTAGCCGTCTTGGAACCAGCCATACTCGGGTCAAACTCAACTTCGATGGTGGCCGACTCATTCGGTGCCAGCGTGGTGGTGGAAGGCGTACCCACCACAAAGTCAGCACTCGAAGATTGAAAGCTGAGCCCGGTTACGTTAGCATTACCAGTATTTTGGATGGTAAAGGTCCGCGTCACGCGAGCGGCATTCTCGATGATGGTGGTACCGAAGTTGGTACTGACCTGCCCCGTTTCCACGAGGTTACCGCAGGCGACGACGACGTTACGCGTTACCTGAGTGGCCGCGTTACCCGCGTCATCCATAACGTTGAAGGTGACGGGGTAGGTCCCGGCCGTGGTCAGATCTACCTGAGAGTCATCAACCGTGATGTTGTTACTCAACCCACAATTATCAGTAGCCGTAGCGCCGGGGTCGGAGTAGGTTCCGCTAGTACACGTCAGCATCAGTGGGTTGGCACCGATGAGCGCAATGGTAGGCGCAGTCTGGTCCAGCACCGTCAGCACGATCTGGCAAGCCGTTGCCCCGGAGGTGTTCCCCGCAACGTCGCTGAGGGTTAGGTTGACCGTAAGGGTGCTGTTGTTGGTCTGGCCGGTCACGATACCACTGACGGATTGCTGTACGGTGTTGGTACCCAGATTACAGTTGTCCATCGCATCCGTAATTCCTGTGGTCAGATCCGGCACCATTACGGCGCAGTTGGGGTCTCCGTTCATGACCACGTTGCGGGCCGTTGGGCTGGGGCAGGTAAAGGTTGGCGGGGTGTTATCCGTACCCGCCGCGACCGTTACCGTAGAGGCAAAGGTGTCGTCACAGGTAGCGTCGTCAGTATCGGCGACGGAGATGGTGTATCCTCCGGCGGCCAGATTAGTGAAGTTCCCATCTGTATTCGTGATTGGAGTTCCACCTCCCATCGGCGTTGCCGTGTAGGTGATGGGGGTGGTTGCATTATTACAGGAGGTGCAGGTAGCTACGACGGTGATGGAACCATCCGCGGCACCGGGGCAACCCTCCGCTGTGGGCGTAGCCGAAGTGATGCTGAGGTCACAGGCGGGAACCGCTGTCCCGGAAACCGTGAAGGTATAAGGGTCGGCTCCCGGCAGACAGGCATCGGAATTAACGGTCACGGTAGCCGTGTTGCTTCCGGCGGCCAATGGGGCGTACCGAACGGTAAAGGTGGCCGTAGCACCACCGGCGACGGTAGTTGGAAGTGTGCCCACTAACGCAAAGCGCATCCCCTGAGTGACGTCAATACTGGAGATGTTCAGCGGAGAACCGCCTGAGTTGGAGATGGTGAAGGTCCGGTCCACGGTCGTTCCGACGAATACGTTGTTGCCAAAGTCCGTGTCGTTAGTGGCCGAGGCAGTAGCCGCGCCATTGGTGATCGGGTTACCCGCACCGCTGAGGGCGATACGGCCTACGGTGATGGCGGGGGCTGCGGCTACGGGCGCCGTTGAGAAGGTGGTAGTATTCAGGATGTTCGAAGCACCGCTACTATTGGACATATTGTAAGTATCACCGGAGCCATTATCGGAGGAAGAGCCGTCAGCAGCGCCCCAGTAATTGCCGGATGCGTCGATTTTGCTACCATTAATCAGGACGATAGCATCAGTCGAGTTACAAGCAAAATTGTTATTGATGATCTTCAATTCTTCATCGCTGGAATTAGCGGAGAAGTTTGCGCTGACGCCGATACTATTACCCTCCAGCGTATTCTCCGACAGAGTAGTATTGGTAAGTACGATATTGCCACCAGTACTTATGTTAATCGCCCGAAAACGGTCCTTCACCCGGTTCTTCGTAATGAGTGCGGGCGAAGAATTATTGACGCTAATGGCCGTGCTCCCTTGGTTGAGGTTAAGTCCGGCAGCCAGGCTGGGAATGTTTACCCCCTGAATGGTGACGTTATCACAATCGTCTACTCGCAATACGTCCGCGAAGACCTGTTCATAGGCGTCGGTAGCCTTCATAACTACCTCGCTATTCGCAAGCGTGCCGTCAGAGATTTTGAGATCTTCAATACCGGTTAGGCGATAAGCGCGACTACAGTCTACGAATGCATTGTCCTCAACAAATAAGCGCTTATTGGTGTTGGCGTTTGTCGTGAGATTAGTCAATGTGATGGCGCTTCGCGTACTGTTCCCTTCCACCCGGGTTAGTACGTTGTCCGTAATGGTTACATCACTAGTACGGTTAACGAGCACGGCGAAGAACTTAAGGTCTGGAAAGGCGGAATTCGTCACCGCTACGCGTTCACACAGGTCTAGCGAGGCACCTTGGTCGCGATTACCAATTGTAATATCATCCAGCGTTACTTGCTCACAATTTTCCACGGTCATCCCCGTACCGCTTTTATTCGTGCCGGAAAAGCTGATATCGAATCCACTGACGGTCAAATTATCGCATTCACTGAAGTACAGTGGGAGGGTGGTGCACTCCTTAAGTCCATCACCATCAGCGATCAGCACTTCCGGTGATCCAGACGTTGCAAGGATGGGATTATCAATTCCGGTGATGCGAAAACCGCGTGGGCATGCATTCATATCGTTACCCCTTACGTTCATACGCAGACCATTTGCATCCGGGGTTATCGTGGCGAGACTAATGGCTGCGTAGTTTGTTGCGGTGGCACTTTGATTAATGACGTTATTAAGAATGCTTGCTCCTTTACAACGGAAAATGGAGATGGCATTACGCTGGGAACTATTCACCGTACAGTTCTGCACGGTCAGTGTTTCCGTATTCGTAACCTTTATGCCTTCCACTCGCTTACCAACCGTTACGTTATCAATCAATAGGTTAGGACAATTGTTGGCGTCAATGCCGGTTCCACTCGTACCACCTCCAGTATGGCTGAGGTCAAAATCTCTAAGGTTAAGATTTGCGCAGTTATTGGCATATATTATCGTTGCTCGCGCAGTCTTATGGCCATCGCTATCCCGTAACAGTATTTCTGGATCAGTACTCGTGACGCTTGAATTTTTCAGCGTAACGTCTGGAATGCCAATAATCTGTAGTACGTTCTCATCATTGGAGAAGGTATTATTTCGAACGTTCATACGGTTACCCGCGCTTCCGGTAATATTACTCAATTGGATGGAAGAGCTACCGTTACCTGCGCCCGTATCGGTAAAAGCATTGCCCGTCACGGTATGTCCGGTACCTCGGTCAATTCTAACTCCTTCCCGAAATAAAGTGGTAAATGTGGAGCTTGTTACACTGGTAGTATTACAATTCAATAACTGCACTCCTCTTTCTCGTGCTGAACTTACCAACCGGTCAATTGTCACGCCGTCGCTATTTAACACCAAAATACTATTGCCCCGCCTAGCCGTACTACCCAGTGGGTCTACGTAGGAGAGATCAAAGTTTTCGAGTATCAGGTTATCGCAGTTGTCACACGTAAGCACCGTCCCCGTAGTACTCTTGTGGCCGTCAGTATCCTTGAGTAAAATTTCGGGGTCCGTGGGCGAGAGGACAGTGTTCCTAAGCTTCAGTCCGCTAACATTTTTTACGGATAGCGTACTACCTCCACCGGAAATAGAGTTATTTCGAACGTTAAGGCGGCTTCCAGCTACCCCCGTTATATCATGTACTTTAATGTAAGTAGCACTAATATTCGTAGCACCATTACTAAACATATTATTAGTAATGGTGTGGTTAGTCCCCAGCCGAACATTAACATTGTCTCCTTTGACATTGGAGAAGCTGGAATTTATTATTTCAGTACCCGTACAGGTAAATAGCTCAATGCCTTTATCGCGTCTATCCACCGTAAGGTTATCCACCGATAAGTTATCACACAAGCTTGCGCTGATGGCCGTACCGCGTATGTTTGACCCATTTGGATCCACATAAGAAAGGTCAAAATTATCCAGGCTGAGATTGTCGCAATTCGCCAGCTTGAGTACCGTACCAGACATGTCTACTCCTACGTTTGTAGGTAGTAAAATTTCGGGGCTTCCCGAATTCGCAATGGTGAGATTATCCATCGCTTGAATCAGCAGAGCATTACTACCGAATTGAAAGCTGTTTCCAGATACCGATAGACGATTACCACCTACACCTGCACTGATGTTATTGAGGCTAAGCGCCGCCTGCCCGGCGTCAAAGTTGCTACTGAGGAAAGTATTGTTTTGAATCGTTACGTCTGAGCCCATTACCACCTGCAAACCATTCTTTTGAATATTCTCGAAGATTGAATTCTCCACCACAACGATGTCTGCATCCCTAATAAATATGCCTTCAAACAAATGCTTGGCGATGACATTGCGGATAGTGAGGTTATCACAATTGTTGATGTTCATTGCATCTCCACGCCGGAAGGTAGTGCCAGCTTGATCGTAGCTTACATTAATACCATCGATGGTAGCATTATGGCAATTAGATATTCCCAACTTACGCCCATTCGTTGACGTAATCTCCGCCCCCTGGATCTGAACTTCATCGGCAGCTGTGATTCCGATGGTGATGTCACCAATATTGTTGAAGTTGAAAGCCGCACCACCGTTCGTAATAACATTACCGCGTATATTCAACAAGCGCGGCGCTCCACCAACTCCCTGGATGCTCCCAAGGTCGATGTGAGTCGTATTGCTTTTTGCACCATTGAAAGCGTTATTGGTGACGGTAACGTCCGCCGCATCTAATATCTTGACAGCGTTTCCAACGTTAGTGAACACCATATCCGTCACGCTTACTTTCACCGCTTGGTTCGTGTGGACGCCGCCCACTTTACCCTGGTTAAAGTTCGTATTGGTCGAAGCAATCTCTAGCCCGAGGACGGTCAGTTCCATCACTGGAGTATTACCCAGCGTTTTGAAAACCCCGGAACTATTGCGGTCACTCTCAATCTTCACCGTAGGCATCCCGGCCGCGTAGCCCATCGACGTTGATCCATCAATGGTCAGATCATCAGAGATTGCAATCATATCAACAGTACTCAGCGAGATAGTACCGGAAAAACCCGCAAACGAGATGATGTCCGGCCCCGCCGTAGTATTAGCCTGATCTATAGCCCAACGCAGCGAGCCTGCCGTGTTAATGTCGTCACTGTCGTTGGTGACGATGAAAGTGGCCGCCTTTAGCGAAGTCGCCGCGGTAAAAAACACGAGCAGCAGTGCCACGATAGGGCGTAGCTGCGGAATAAAAGTTCTGTGGTGGAACATGACAGTGGTGAAGCAGCCAACCGCCGCGAGTACCTAGACCCTACGCCCAAATCATGAAATTTGAATGCAGACGAACGAATAAGTGTGGTTAGACAGTGAAGGTAACGAAGAGGAAAGCCTGGTTAGTAGTTTAAATCGCGCGCAAGGTAATTAGACTCAGGCGTCATTTCCAACCTTCACGTACACTTTCGGCCATTACGGAGAGGAATGGACATCCAACAAGAAACCTACCGCAGCAAATTCACCACCCCACTCCCCAAGGTAACCTCCCCGTCCGACCAACGCACCCGGTACCGGACAATGTAAGTCCCCGTTGGCCGATCATCGCCGTCCCAGCCGGCGTTGAGGTCACCAGCCGGAAAGTCACCTGCGCGGAAGACTTCCCCGCCCCACCGGTCGTACACGGCCATTTCTTCCACCGTCGCCCTACCCGCGCGGGTGTAGACCATCAGACGGTCGTTGACGCCATCACCGTTGGGGCTGAAGGCCGTGGGCAGGTAGGCATCCCGGCGGCGGGCGATTTGTACTAACGTGGAGTCGGTCGCCAGGCAGCCGGATTCATCCATTACCGTGGCAAATACCAATGTTGGATTCAGCGGCTCCATATCTAGGGCCGGGCAGTTAAGGCAGGTGGCCTCCGCCAGGGTATCACTCACCAGGTAGCTGTATACGTAGCCACCGCGGCCCCCGTCGGCACTGGCGGGTAATTGAATGCGGTCCCCTTCGAGAACGACTACGTTATCGGGCAGATCCACGGTGAGTGGAGCGGGGTCCGAAATGGTAAAGGTCTCCGTTACCTCACAGCCATTTCCGTATTGTATCGCTACGGTGTAGCCACCCGTCGCCACGCTGTCCAGCACTGCTGGGCTGGTAAAGAGAGAGTCGTTAACCCGTAAGCTTGTGGCACCAATCAAATCACCAATCAGGATACGCGCGTCGTCTGCGCCGGCGCAGGAGATGTCCAGCACCTCAACCAAGTCGTCGATCATGGGTGCGGTCGTCAGGCTGAACGTGTAATTCACCACGCTATCGCAAGTGCCGGGCCGGGTGAATCGCCGTTCCACCACCGTATCTCTGGCAACCGTGATTATCTCATCACCCACTGCTACTGGTCCCGCCTCGCACAGCGTTTCGGCCACGCTTACGGTAGTTTCCCGACCCACAAAAACCCGGTAGGTCTGGGCGCTGTCGCAGGTGCCAGGTTGGGGATATAATTCAGTAAAGACGGTATCCTGAGTAATAAAGTAGGTTCCTTGATCGGTTGTAAGCATCTCTGCATTACAGTAGTTCAGTACGGTCGTATTGGCTGCGCCTTCCTCCACGGAAATTTGATAGGTGACGGTACTGTCGCAAGCCCCCGCCGTAGGATATACCTCGGTGAAGGTGGTATCCTGGGTGACGAAGTAATCGGACCGCTCAGTAACGAACAACGTCGGCTCACAGAAGCGATCGGTGACCAGCATACTTGGCGCCTCGTCAATAAAGATGCGGTAGGTCTGGATGCTGTCGCATTCCCCCGGCCGTAAGTACGTTTCCTCGATCACCGTATCGCGGGTCACGAAATAGGTATCCTGCCCGGTCGTTACGGTGGAGGGGCCACATCTCCGGTCCCTTACCTCGGCACCCGCGGCAGCGCCCAACTGGACGGTGGTTACGCGCGAACCCGTACATCCTTCTGCGGTGGTAAACGGCTCGTTGATCACCGTATCCTGAGTGACGAAGTAAGTCCCACCAGCAGTAACCACCGGCCCGGGCTGGCAGATAAACTCGTTAAATTGTTCGTCCACGGCGGGTCGAATCGTGACCGTGTAGGTATGCACGGAATCGCAAGTGCCAGGACGGACAAAGGTCTCCTCAATCACCGTATCCCGGGTAACGAAGTAGGTACTGATGCCAGTCGCGAAAGTCTCCGGACCACAGAGTTGGTCACTACTCGCCCCCGTTACCCCACTACCAATCGTAACCGTGTAGGTATGCACGGAATCGCAGGTGCCAGGCCGGACAAAGGTTTCCTCAATAACCGTATCTCGTGTTATGAAATAGGTACCGAGGCCAGTCGTGTATAGTTCCGGACCACAAAGTTGGTCACTACTCGCCCCCGTCACCCCACTACCGATCGTGACCGTGTAGGTGTGCACGGAATCGCAAGTGCCGGGCCGGACAAAGGTTTCCTCAATCACCGTATCCCGCGTGACGAAGTAGGTGCTGAGACCAGTCGCGAAAGTCTCCGGACCACAAAGTTGGTCACTACTCGCCCCCATCACCCCACTACCGATGGTAACCGTGTAGGTATGCACGGAATCGCAAGTTCCGGGCCGAACAAAGGTTTCCTCAATCACCGTATCCTGCGTCACGAAGTAGGTATTGAGACCAGCCGCGTAGGTCTCCGGACCACAAAGTTGGTCACTACTCGCCCCCGTCACCCCACTGCCGATCGTGACCGTGTAGGTATGCACGGAATCGCAAGTGCCAGCACGGACGAAGGTCTCCTCAATCACCGTATCCCGCGTAACGAAGTAGGTACTAAGGCCGGTCGCAAAAGTCTCCGGGCCACACAAACTGAAGTCACTACCAGCCTGCACCGCGGGCGTAATGGTAACGCGGAAAACCTCAGTACTATCGCACCCCGCTGCGGAGGTAAAGCGCTCCGTAATCACCGTATCCTGGGTAACGAAGTAGGACGCCGCACCCGTACTAACTAACTGCGGCCCACACTGGCTGACGGTAGTTTCATTCAAGAATAATTCGTTCACCGTAACCTCCGTGATGCGCAAACTGTCTCCTCCACTCTCGGCGACGTACCGCTCTCGGATCGTCGTATCCTGGGTAACGAAGTAATCCGCTTGCGGGGTGGTGAATAGCCCCGGCCCGCACTGGGTAGCGGTTCCCGTGGTGGTTACGGCAGACGGGCGGACGAGTACGTATGTCTGCATCGAATCGCAGCCATTACTCCCTACGTAAGTCTCCGTAATAATAGTATCACCATTGATCGCGTAGGTGCCCTGAGCGGTGATGAGGTTATCCTGATTAAAGGGATCAAAAGTGAGCGTGTCCCGCGTAAGGTCATTGACAGTCACCGAATAGGTGATTGTGCTATCACACCCCGTCACGCTGCTGTACAATTCGTTGATCAGGGTATCTTGCGTGACGAAGTACACCGCCCGCTCGGTCACCACCTCCCCCGGGCCACACTGGTTGACCGGGATGACCTCCTGGCTTTCTTCGCCAATGAAGATCTGGTAGGTATGGACGCTGTCACATTCGCCAGGGCGCGCGTAGGTCTCTTCGATAACGGTGTCCCGCTCCACGAAGTAATTGGTCTGCCCGGAAAAGAATACCGTCGGCTCGCAGAAATTGGAGGTCGTCGTAGCGCCCAGAACGTCGCTGATCGTGATGCGATACGTTTGGAGACTATCGCAGTTCTCTACCGTCGTGTAGGTTTCCGTAAAGACGGTATCCTGAGTGATGAAGTAGTCTTGCTGGTCGGTTTGAAAAGCGCTGGCACCGCACAACGTCCGTTGGGTTTCGTTGCTCGGCGATGAGTTGGTCGTGATGATGAAGCGGTGCAAACTATCGCAGAAGGCCAGCGTCTGATACATCTCCTCGATGATCGTATCCTGGTTGATTCGGTAGCGTCGCATCCCGGTGATGTAATCCGTCCCGGCACAGACTACGGGGAAGCTCTCCCCCACGATGCCACCGGCGTCAATACTCACCCGGTAGATCTGGGTACTGTCACATCCACCCGCGCTGGGGTAGGTTTCGTTGATTACGGTATCCTGCGTAACGAAGTAGGTCCGTAGATCGGTAGTAACCCGCGTATTGCCGCAGCCTTCCAACTCAATGTCTGGCCCCGACACGTTTTCGTTGATTGTGATGGTATAGGTGACGGTGCTATCACAACCGTCAAAAGCGGAGAACACTTCGGTGATGACAGTATCCTGCGTAACGAAGTAGGTCTCCGCACCAGTAAAGTAGGCCGTTGGCGCGCAGTAATTATCCCGCACCGCTCCGGTGATGGCCTCCCCTACGGTAATTACGTAGGACTGTACACTGTCACAACCACTCACGCGGAGGTAGGTCTCTTCGAAGGTGGTATCCTGGGTAATGAAGTAATCCTGCTGGTCCGTACTGTACGGCCCTGGCGCGCAGAGGTAATCCGTCGCTTCCTCCTCCACCACCAGGCGGACGTAGAGGGCAAAACTGACCGTACTGTCACACCCATTCGCGGCTACGTAGGTTTCGGAAATCAGCGTATCGGTTGTGATGGTGTACACCCCCTGGTCCGTAATAAATTGGTTCAGCGGCAGACAGGGGATTTGAAAGGTGGTCTGCGGACTCTCCAGCACGGTGATGAGGTAGCGCTGCGTACTGTCCACCCCACTGCTGGCGGTGTACATCTCCGTAATGGTCGTATCCTGAGTAACGAAGTAGGCCGATTGGTTAGTGATGTACAGCCCCTGCCCGCACTGGTCCACCAAAATGTCCGGCCCCGTTACGTCGTTGGCCGTAACCTGAAAGGTGATGTTGCGGACGCTATCGCAACCATTAGCTCCCGTGTATACCTCGCGCTCCGTCTCTCCATCCGCCGGCGTATAGGTCATCTGCGCGGTCGTGTAAGAATCCCCGGCGGAGAGCATGACCAGGGTATCGATGGGTGCAATGGACCCATCCACCACCGTATAGCGCGTGGCACCGGAACAGGTGGCATTCGTTTGCTCCAATTCAACAATACCCGGCACGGAAAGCGTGATGGATGCGTAGCTCAAATTGCTCGCCGTTCCGCTAATGACGTTCCAGGAATAGCCAGCCGCGGCAGGTTCGGGTACGGTAATGGTGACCGTCGCTTCGTCGCAGGCGGTGATGGTTTGGTCTGCTTCAAGGTCCAACCCACCGTTGGTGATCCGGATGGTATCGGTCAGTTGGCACTCCCCTTCGTCGAAGACGATATTCAGGTAGTACGTACCGGGGCCAGGGGGTTGAAATTCCGCATCCGTGGAGCCATCCTGCCACAAATAATCCGCCACGAAACCGGGTGGGACGTTCGGTGAGACCGGGGGAATGTTCGCATTACAAATGTCCAGATCGGGCCCGAGGAATTCCCGGTCGAGGGAGCGGACCACTCCGTTGGTTTCAAAGACCCACCCCGGGCTGGAATTATTGATGTTGGTGGAGTTCCGGCCGGCCAGCTTACCACCCGGCCCAGTTGCGCTCACATTATCAAGGCGGACGTAATCCATCTCCGCTTCCGCGCCTGCCACCATCCGGATCGTGGACGTGGCACCGGCCCGATCCGGTTCAATACCGATGGGGAAACAGGCCGTCCCGACGGCAATCAACCGCTCGTGAATGACCAGGCTTTCGGGGTCCTGATCCAGCGCGTAGTTCTTTCCTTTCGTAAGAATCAGACTATCCACGCTTACCGGGCCGTCAAAGATGCCCCCTCCGCGAAAGATCGCCGTCCGCACCCGCGCCCGCTCCGGCCCGGGTCCGCCGGGGGAGTTAGCGATGAGCTCCGCGTTCTGTTCGTTGTCCGGGCTGGTATATTCCAGCGTCATGTCGTAGTCACCTGGGTTCAGATAGGCCGTACCGTAACTACTGGGGAAGATGATATAGGCATCATCCACCAGTAACTGCGTCTCCCGCGAGCTGATCATCCGAATGGGGAAAGAGCTGGCGGTTAGCGTACACCTACTGGACCCAAGGTCACAGATCGTCTGTACCGGTGAGCCCGCCGGCGCCGGGCTGATGATAATGAGCGAGATATCGATCTCATGGTCATTGGAATTAAAGCGCCCGTTCTTACA includes these proteins:
- a CDS encoding DUF4294 domain-containing protein, coding for MRILFTLLCLSLLGTCVSAQNSGYTKVDGKYYPYVVDDCGDTLIVAQLDDMSVTSPEAFDSEEDFKLYRRYRIYAQRAYPFAVDAIRIFRETEYMTQNMSKKERKRYNKNLQKELQEKFEEPLKKMSKTQGKILIAMIENEIDTPIYDLIKELRGGMTARYWATLGGLYGHKLKQQYTVGEDKILDAVIDDFNVSYEIPTVELDSTAVEVR
- a CDS encoding choice-of-anchor D domain-containing protein; protein product: MFHHRTFIPQLRPIVALLLVFFTAATSLKAATFIVTNDSDDINTAGSLRWAIDQANTTAGPDIISFAGFSGTISLSTVDMIAISDDLTIDGSTSMGYAAGMPTVKIESDRNSSGVFKTLGNTPVMELTVLGLEIASTNTNFNQGKVGGVHTNQAVKVSVTDMVFTNVGNAVKILDAADVTVTNNAFNGAKSNTTHIDLGSIQGVGGAPRLLNIRGNVITNGGAAFNFNNIGDITIGITAADEVQIQGAEITSTNGRKLGISNCHNATIDGINVSYDQAGTTFRRGDAMNINNCDNLTIRNVIAKHLFEGIFIRDADIVVVENSIFENIQKNGLQVVMGSDVTIQNNTFLSSNFDAGQAALSLNNISAGVGGNRLSVSGNSFQFGSNALLIQAMDNLTIANSGSPEILLPTNVGVDMSGTVLKLANCDNLSLDNFDLSYVDPNGSNIRGTAISASLCDNLSVDNLTVDRRDKGIELFTCTGTEIINSSFSNVKGDNVNVRLGTNHTITNNMFSNGATNISATYIKVHDITGVAGSRLNVRNNSISGGGSTLSVKNVSGLKLRNTVLSPTDPEILLKDTDGHKSTTGTVLTCDNCDNLILENFDLSYVDPLGSTARRGNSILVLNSDGVTIDRLVSSARERGVQLLNCNTTSVTSSTFTTLFREGVRIDRGTGHTVTGNAFTDTGAGNGSSSIQLSNITGSAGNRMNVRNNTFSNDENVLQIIGIPDVTLKNSSVTSTDPEILLRDSDGHKTARATIIYANNCANLNLRDFDLSHTGGGTSGTGIDANNCPNLLIDNVTVGKRVEGIKVTNTETLTVQNCTVNSSQRNAISIFRCKGASILNNVINQSATATNYAAISLATITPDANGLRMNVRGNDMNACPRGFRITGIDNPILATSGSPEVLIADGDGLKECTTLPLYFSECDNLTVSGFDISFSGTNKSGTGMTVENCEQVTLDDITIGNRDQGASLDLCERVAVTNSAFPDLKFFAVLVNRTSDVTITDNVLTRVEGNSTRSAITLTNLTTNANTNKRLFVEDNAFVDCSRAYRLTGIEDLKISDGTLANSEVVMKATDAYEQVFADVLRVDDCDNVTIQGVNIPSLAAGLNLNQGSTAISVNNSSPALITKNRVKDRFRAINISTGGNIVLTNTTLSENTLEGNSIGVSANFSANSSDEELKIINNNFACNSTDAIVLINGSKIDASGNYWGAADGSSSDNGSGDTYNMSNSSGASNILNTTTFSTAPVAAAPAITVGRIALSGAGNPITNGAATASATNDTDFGNNVFVGTTVDRTFTISNSGGSPLNISSIDVTQGMRFALVGTLPTTVAGGATATFTVRYAPLAAGSNTATVTVNSDACLPGADPYTFTVSGTAVPACDLSITSATPTAEGCPGAADGSITVVATCTSCNNATTPITYTATPMGGGTPITNTDGNFTNLAAGGYTISVADTDDATCDDTFASTVTVAAGTDNTPPTFTCPSPTARNVVMNGDPNCAVMVPDLTTGITDAMDNCNLGTNTVQQSVSGIVTGQTNNSTLTVNLTLSDVAGNTSGATACQIVLTVLDQTAPTIALIGANPLMLTCTSGTYSDPGATATDNCGLSNNITVDDSQVDLTTAGTYPVTFNVMDDAGNAATQVTRNVVVACGNLVETGQVSTNFGTTIIENAARVTRTFTIQNTGNANVTGLSFQSSSADFVVGTPSTTTLAPNESATIEVEFDPSMAGSKTATIDVTSSSAASTQIVVIGEALNGRVFLEETQLWYATINDAITASTAPGKMFISPGGTYPEVTDFRGKNLTIVIGRPNPQ